The stretch of DNA TTGGTCAGCGCGGCGGCTTCGACATCGAGGCTGAAAGTAAGGTCGATCTGGAAGCTCGACAATTCGAGCACGTAGACGCCCACCCCGTTCTCGTTGGGGCCGAGCGGCTCGCGCGCAAGCACCGGCTCGCCGATATTGCCGCCCATCACCGCCGGGATCCCGGCCATGGCGAGGATGTGGTGGGTGAGCGCGGTGGCAGTCGACTTGCCGTTGGTCCCGGTGATGCCGACCACGCGGTGCTCCACCATGTCGCGGCGGGCGATCGCGAACAGCTCGATGTCGCCGATCACGGGCACGGCGTATTTCGCCGCGTGCGAGGCGATGGGGTGCGTGTTGAGCGGCACGCCGGGCGACACCACCACGCCCTCGAAGCCCGTCAGGTCCAGCCCCAGCGGATCGGCGAGGTCGCAGCGCCCCTCGAACGCCGCGCGCCGCCCCTCGTCGCGGTCCCACGCCGTCACCGCCGCCCCGCTCGCCAGCAGCGCCTCGACGCTCGCCGCGCCCGACCGCGCGAGGCCCAGCACCGCGTAGCGTTTCCCGGCGAAGGCGGGGGAAGTGATCACGCCCGCGCCCCTACCTCAGCTTCAAGGTCGCAAGGCCCGCAAGCGCAAGCACGATGGCGATGATCCAGAACCGGATCACGACCTTGCTCTCGCTCCAGCCCAATTGCTCGAAATGGTGGTGGATCGGCGCCATGCGGAAGACCCGCCGCCCCGTGCGCTTGAACCAGAAAACCTGGATGATGACCGACACGGCCTCGAGCACGAACAGCCCGCCGACGATGGCGAGCACGACCTCGTGATGCGCCGCAACCGCGATCGCGCCGAGCGCACCGCCCAGGGCAAGGCTCCCGGTGTCGCCCATGAAGACCGCTGCCGGCGGCGCGTTGAACCACAGGAAGGCGAGCCCCGCCCCCATGATCGCGGCGCAGAACACCGCAAGCTCGCCCGCGCCCGGCACGTGCGGAATGCCGAGATAGCCCGAGAAATCGACCCGGCCCACGAGATAGGCGATGATCGCAAACGTCCCCGCCGCGATGATCACCGGCATGATCGCGAGCCCGTCGAGCCCGTCAGTCAGGTTCACCGCATTGCCCGCGCCGACCATGACGAAGGCGGCGAAGACATAATAGGCCGGGC from Erythrobacter sp. encodes:
- the mraY gene encoding phospho-N-acetylmuramoyl-pentapeptide-transferase, encoding MLYLLAEWLGFEGALNLVRYQTFRFGATLMTALVIGLIIGPRFINILRVRQGKGQPIREDGPQSHLAKRGTPTMGGLMILVALTLSLVMWMDLSSPFVWACLAVTIGFGIIGFLDDYAKVSKASTGGLSGRVRLLLEFVVAGIASYIIVSQISTNLYLPFFSDVEIPLGPAYYVFAAFVMVGAGNAVNLTDGLDGLAIMPVIIAAGTFAIIAYLVGRVDFSGYLGIPHVPGAGELAVFCAAIMGAGLAFLWFNAPPAAVFMGDTGSLALGGALGAIAVAAHHEVVLAIVGGLFVLEAVSVIIQVFWFKRTGRRVFRMAPIHHHFEQLGWSESKVVIRFWIIAIVLALAGLATLKLR